A stretch of the Candidatus Bandiella numerosa genome encodes the following:
- the murJ gene encoding murein biosynthesis integral membrane protein MurJ produces MSKLIRSTFVVSLCTLISRIFGYVRDIVIAAKLGTGLLNDAFIAAFRLANMFRNIFAEGALNLVFVPEFSKELKNHGRQKALEFASKVHLLLIIALAIFCLVVIVFMPQVIWYSTPGFRDNVQIYNLAVLFGRITFPYLFCISLAAFYGGILNSFNKFFPFAIAPVILNIVIIALLITLDVFETSAHSISIATLIGGVLELLWMVFFLFKYGCKLKFFKIEVNKKITKILKNIVPIIISSGITHINTWFSMIILSFFPGGLSYLYYADRIVQLPLALIGTAIGTVMLPMLTKKIKSKGDEDATNSLQNNAINLVMMFTIPATIALFFLSKNVIYTLFERGEFTNDSTIHTSETLKILIFGLPAFILIKLFQTKFYAKFNTKVPVVISITCMLINIIISITLMSQLQYLGVAIANVVSGWVNIIILVFFAHRILQFKLQKFIIPEIIKYFFASMVMISSMYIYENIVNLESKFLLLIFEMMVGFISYMSICYLFKIKIFNHFR; encoded by the coding sequence GTGAGTAAATTAATTAGATCAACGTTTGTTGTAAGCTTATGCACATTAATTTCTAGAATATTTGGTTATGTTAGGGATATTGTTATTGCTGCAAAGCTTGGCACAGGTTTGCTTAATGATGCTTTTATAGCAGCTTTTAGGCTTGCTAATATGTTCAGAAATATATTTGCTGAAGGTGCCCTTAATTTAGTTTTTGTCCCTGAATTTTCAAAAGAATTAAAAAATCATGGAAGGCAAAAAGCTTTAGAATTTGCATCTAAAGTACATTTATTATTGATAATTGCACTAGCAATATTTTGTTTGGTAGTCATTGTGTTTATGCCTCAGGTAATTTGGTATTCAACTCCAGGTTTCAGGGATAATGTTCAAATATATAATTTGGCAGTGCTGTTCGGAAGAATAACGTTCCCATATTTATTTTGCATTTCTTTAGCAGCATTTTATGGTGGAATACTTAACAGCTTTAACAAATTTTTCCCATTTGCAATTGCACCAGTAATCTTAAATATTGTAATTATTGCTTTATTGATAACTCTAGATGTATTTGAAACAAGTGCACACAGCATTTCAATTGCTACTTTAATAGGTGGTGTATTAGAACTATTATGGATGGTGTTTTTTCTGTTTAAGTACGGGTGCAAATTAAAATTTTTTAAAATAGAAGTTAATAAAAAAATCACAAAAATTTTAAAAAATATAGTTCCAATTATTATATCATCTGGAATAACCCATATTAACACCTGGTTTAGCATGATAATACTTTCGTTTTTCCCTGGAGGGTTGTCATATTTATATTACGCAGATAGAATTGTGCAATTGCCACTTGCGCTAATTGGTACAGCGATTGGAACTGTAATGCTACCGATGCTTACAAAAAAAATTAAATCTAAAGGTGATGAGGATGCTACAAATAGCTTGCAAAATAATGCAATAAATCTTGTTATGATGTTTACAATTCCTGCCACTATAGCATTATTTTTTCTATCAAAAAATGTTATTTATACTTTATTTGAAAGGGGAGAATTTACAAATGATAGCACTATTCACACGTCAGAAACTTTAAAAATATTAATATTTGGTTTGCCGGCATTTATATTGATTAAATTATTCCAAACAAAATTTTATGCCAAATTTAACACAAAAGTACCGGTAGTAATATCTATCACCTGCATGTTAATCAACATTATAATAAGTATTACATTAATGAGTCAGTTGCAATACTTAGGTGTTGCAATTGCAAATGTTGTATCGGGTTGGGTAAATATTATAATTTTAGTATTTTTTGCTCATAGAATTTTACAATTTAAGCTTCAAAAATTTATTATACCTGAAATAATAAAATATTTTTTTGCATCAATGGTCATGATATCTTCCATGTATATATATGAAAATATTGTTAATCTAGAGAGCAAGTTTTTATTATTGATTTTTGAGATGATGGTTGGTTTTATCAGCTATATGTCAATATGTTATCTGTTCAAAATAAAGATTTTTAATCATTTTAGATAA
- the glmM gene encoding phosphoglucosamine mutase has translation MSSIFGTDGIRGLVNKFPITADIALKIGTAIGVSIGAKNSKRRVVIAKDTRLSGYMIEPALTAGVISTGADVILVGPMPTPSVPILIKSLRADFGIMITASHNPYHDNGVKLFNKDGHKLDIISRQKIEELIFSEKLNEGLAEPSKLGRAKRLDDAPGRYIEFVKRSFPKNFTLSGVKIVLDCANGSAYKLAPTILWELGAEVTKLSCEPNGFNINDNCGSMYPKNLCEKVFESKSDIGIALDGDADRIVICDEKGQIIPGEYIIAMIATHLKVHRKLKGDSIVVTKVSNLALEEYLKNIGIKTIYSEVGDIKVHELMVKNNLNFGGEESGHIIFSDYSSTGDGIVSALQILAILVESGEKLSDLVKIFKLNPQIKSNIRFDDKNPLLKVSVNNDINNIIVNNPDLKIVVRKSGTEALIRVLVEGKEKLKIQKIHDEIVKSIV, from the coding sequence ATGTCGTCAATTTTTGGAACCGATGGAATTAGAGGGTTAGTTAATAAATTTCCAATTACGGCAGATATTGCTTTAAAAATAGGTACAGCAATTGGAGTTTCTATAGGAGCTAAGAATTCAAAAAGAAGGGTCGTGATAGCAAAAGATACTAGGCTATCAGGCTATATGATAGAACCTGCTTTAACAGCTGGAGTAATATCAACAGGGGCGGATGTTATTTTGGTCGGTCCAATGCCTACGCCATCTGTACCTATTTTAATAAAGTCACTAAGAGCTGATTTTGGAATCATGATTACAGCATCACATAATCCATATCACGATAATGGAGTTAAACTGTTTAATAAAGATGGTCATAAACTCGATATAATTTCCAGGCAAAAAATTGAAGAATTAATATTTAGTGAAAAATTGAATGAGGGCCTTGCTGAACCATCGAAATTGGGCAGAGCCAAAAGACTAGATGATGCACCTGGTAGGTATATTGAATTTGTAAAGAGGTCTTTTCCAAAGAATTTCACGCTATCGGGTGTTAAAATTGTTCTTGATTGCGCAAATGGCAGTGCATATAAGTTAGCACCAACTATATTATGGGAATTAGGAGCTGAAGTAACAAAGCTCTCTTGTGAACCTAATGGGTTTAATATAAATGATAATTGTGGCTCAATGTATCCAAAAAATTTATGCGAGAAAGTGTTTGAAAGTAAGTCAGATATTGGTATAGCATTGGATGGAGATGCAGACAGAATTGTAATTTGTGACGAAAAAGGACAGATAATTCCAGGTGAATATATAATAGCTATGATCGCAACTCATCTTAAAGTTCATCGCAAATTGAAGGGTGACTCTATTGTGGTCACTAAAGTTTCAAATTTAGCACTAGAAGAATATTTAAAAAATATAGGAATAAAAACCATTTATTCTGAAGTAGGTGATATAAAGGTGCATGAACTGATGGTTAAAAATAACTTAAATTTTGGCGGAGAAGAGTCTGGGCATATAATTTTTTCAGATTACTCAAGTACAGGTGATGGAATTGTGTCTGCTCTTCAAATACTTGCTATATTAGTTGAGAGTGGGGAAAAATTAAGCGATTTGGTAAAAATTTTTAAGCTCAACCCACAAATTAAATCAAATATAAGGTTTGACGATAAAAATCCTTTATTAAAAGTTTCTGTTAACAATGATATAAATAATATCATTGTTAACAATCCAGATTTAAAAATAGTTGTTAGAAAATCTGGAACAGAAGCGCTGATTAGGGTATTGGTTGAGGGTAAGGAAAAGTTAAAAATTCAAAAAATACACGATGAAATAGTAAAATCAATCGTTTGA
- the ychF gene encoding redox-regulated ATPase YchF, with amino-acid sequence MGFKCGIVGLPNVGKSTLFNALTSSQQASAANYPFCTIEPNNGLVLVPDERLKKLSDIAGSKKIISTQMEFVDIAGIVKGASKGEGLGNKFLAHIRNVDSIVYMVRCFYDDDITHVEGNVDPIRDTEIIETELILADIESLNRQLKTIEKKAKQDKSLAEIVSLINQMLPILDSGNPARMFMNESNEEKVKTLNLLTSKPFFYICNVEEDCVLNGNEFSKLVEQKAIKQNAVSINISAKIEEEISNLNDDAEKKEFLNELGLDESGLNRVVKAGYKILNLNTYFTVGPQETRAWTFKRGTTAQKAAGIIHTDFETGFICAETISYDDYIKYNGEHGAREVGKLRQEGRDYFVNDGDVMLFRFNVSKSKK; translated from the coding sequence ATGGGATTTAAATGCGGAATTGTTGGATTGCCAAATGTTGGTAAATCTACTTTATTTAATGCTTTAACTAGCAGTCAGCAAGCGAGTGCAGCCAATTATCCGTTCTGTACTATTGAGCCAAATAATGGGTTAGTTTTGGTACCTGATGAAAGATTAAAAAAGCTTTCCGATATTGCAGGATCTAAAAAAATAATATCTACGCAAATGGAATTTGTAGATATTGCGGGAATTGTTAAAGGAGCGAGTAAAGGAGAGGGGCTGGGTAATAAATTTCTAGCCCATATTAGAAACGTTGATTCCATAGTATATATGGTAAGATGTTTTTATGATGATGATATTACGCATGTTGAAGGTAATGTGGATCCAATTAGGGATACTGAAATTATAGAAACAGAATTAATTTTAGCTGATATAGAGAGCCTCAATAGACAACTAAAAACAATTGAGAAAAAAGCAAAACAAGATAAATCCCTAGCTGAGATTGTATCATTAATCAACCAGATGCTCCCGATTCTTGATTCAGGAAATCCTGCAAGGATGTTTATGAATGAAAGCAATGAGGAAAAGGTTAAAACTCTAAATTTATTAACTTCTAAACCATTTTTCTATATATGTAATGTTGAAGAAGATTGTGTTTTAAACGGTAATGAATTTTCAAAACTTGTTGAGCAAAAAGCTATAAAGCAAAATGCTGTTAGTATCAATATATCAGCAAAAATTGAGGAAGAAATTTCTAACCTTAATGATGATGCTGAGAAAAAAGAATTTTTAAATGAATTGGGACTTGATGAAAGTGGGTTAAACAGAGTAGTTAAAGCAGGCTATAAAATTCTCAATCTGAATACATATTTTACTGTAGGACCACAAGAGACTAGAGCTTGGACTTTTAAGAGAGGTACTACTGCACAAAAGGCGGCTGGAATAATTCATACAGATTTTGAAACTGGATTTATTTGTGCAGAAACAATATCTTATGATGATTACATCAAGTATAATGGAGAGCATGGGGCGAGAGAAGTAGGTAAATTAAGGCAAGAGGGAAGAGATTATTTTGTGAATGATGGTGATGTGATGCTATTTAGGTTCAATGTATCAAAATCAAAAAAATAA